In the Zea mays cultivar B73 unplaced genomic scaffold, Zm-B73-REFERENCE-NAM-5.0 scaffold_650, whole genome shotgun sequence genome, one interval contains:
- the LOC118475777 gene encoding 30S ribosomal protein S7, chloroplastic, giving the protein MSRRGTAEKRTAKSDPIFRNRLVNMVVNRIMKDGKKSLAYQILYRAVKKIQQKTETNPLLVLRQAIRRVTPNIGVKTRRNKKGSTRKVPIEIGSKQGRALAIRWLLEASQKRPGRNMAFKLSSELVDAAKGSGGAIRKKEATHRMAEANRALAHFR; this is encoded by the coding sequence ATGTCACGTCGAGGTACTGCAGAAAAAAGAACCGCAAAATCCGATCCAATTTTTCGTAATCGATTAGTTAACATGGTGGTTAACCGTATTATGAAAGACGGAAAAAAATCATTGGCTTATCAAATTCTCTATCGAGCCGTGAAAAAGATTCAACAAAAGACAGAAACAAATCCACTATTGGTTTTACGTCAAGCAATACGTAGAGTAACTCCCAATATAGGAGTAAAAACAAGACGTAATAAAAAAGGATCGACGCGGAAAGTTCCGATTGAAATAGGATCTAAACAAGGAAGAGCACTTGCCATTCGTTGGTTATTAGAAGCATCCCAAAAGCGTCCGGGTCGAAATATGGCTTTCAAATTAAGTTCCGAATTAGTAGATGCTGCCAAAGGGAGTGGGGGTGCCATACGCAAAAAGGAAGCGACTCATAGAATGGCAGAGGCAAATAGAGCTCTTGCACATTTTCGTTAA